Proteins encoded by one window of Paenibacillus antri:
- a CDS encoding DUF5957 family protein, with translation MKTVFGIIFAYIGGYFGGALVAKGIAVAGLWLFEEPTWLMPLRYLPFLSGIGCAIALLWLTRRRKP, from the coding sequence ATGAAAACGGTGTTCGGCATCATCTTCGCCTATATCGGCGGGTACTTCGGGGGCGCTCTGGTCGCGAAAGGGATTGCGGTCGCCGGATTATGGCTGTTCGAGGAGCCGACATGGCTGATGCCTCTGCGGTACTTGCCGTTCCTCTCGGGGATCGGCTGCGCGATCGCGCTGCTGTGGTTGACGCGAAGGAGGAAGCCGTAA